A genomic region of Kribbella sp. NBC_00382 contains the following coding sequences:
- a CDS encoding MarR family winged helix-turn-helix transcriptional regulator translates to MARKKPLPFDPIDEASRQWGRRWGAVEQMRAVTSLMRAQQIVIAELDEILRKHGLTFARFEALVLLTFSRRGSLPLGKMGERLQVHPTSVTSIVRRLESAGLVTRTPHPDDGRAILCEITVEGRDLVERATKDLVAADFALRGLTDDQLKMLWSVLLPLRQTAGDFAE, encoded by the coding sequence ATGGCGAGGAAGAAACCGTTGCCGTTCGACCCGATCGACGAAGCCTCGCGGCAGTGGGGACGCCGCTGGGGTGCCGTCGAGCAGATGCGTGCGGTCACGTCGCTGATGCGCGCCCAGCAGATCGTGATCGCCGAACTCGACGAGATCCTCAGGAAACACGGGCTGACGTTCGCCCGGTTCGAGGCGCTGGTACTGCTGACCTTCTCCCGGCGCGGATCGCTGCCGCTGGGCAAGATGGGCGAGCGCCTGCAGGTGCACCCGACCTCGGTCACGTCGATCGTCAGAAGGCTCGAGTCGGCCGGACTGGTCACCCGTACGCCGCACCCCGACGACGGCCGGGCGATCCTCTGCGAGATCACCGTCGAGGGCAGGGACCTGGTCGAACGAGCCACCAAGGACCTCGTCGCCGCCGACTTCGCCCTCCGCGGCCTGACCGACGACCAGCTCAAAATGCTCTGGTCGGTGCTGCTCCCACTCAGGCAAACCGCCGGCGACTTCGCCGAATAA
- a CDS encoding class I SAM-dependent methyltransferase gives MDEQAGIDAGIQHYYSSVFDEDARLTTRSAQSALEFIRVQELVGTRIAAGSRVLDIGGATGIHANPLAEAGHRVTLVDPVEEQVVKAQRHGTFHAEVGDARQLRFADNSFEVALLFGPLYYLRTAEDRLKALAEAVRVVAPGGWVFAAAIPRFIHHAAVSLGNIPPKPYPQAWVEVLESGTPAPSGRFPAGHFHTAEELEAELQAAGLTAIELHAIEGPAGFALERLPNDEALLQAALTLVRRTGHLTAIRDMTNHLMAIGRV, from the coding sequence ATGGATGAACAGGCCGGGATCGACGCGGGGATCCAGCACTACTACTCGAGTGTCTTCGATGAAGATGCACGTCTGACCACCCGCTCTGCGCAGAGCGCACTCGAGTTCATCCGCGTTCAGGAACTCGTCGGCACCAGGATCGCGGCCGGATCCAGGGTGCTCGACATCGGCGGCGCCACCGGCATTCATGCCAACCCGCTGGCCGAGGCGGGTCATCGCGTCACGCTCGTCGATCCGGTCGAGGAGCAGGTCGTGAAGGCCCAGCGCCATGGGACCTTCCACGCAGAGGTCGGGGACGCCCGGCAGTTGCGGTTCGCTGACAATAGCTTTGAGGTCGCGTTGTTGTTCGGTCCGCTGTATTACCTACGCACCGCGGAGGACCGCCTCAAAGCACTGGCTGAGGCGGTCCGCGTCGTGGCACCGGGCGGTTGGGTCTTCGCCGCCGCGATCCCGCGCTTCATCCACCACGCGGCGGTCAGCCTCGGCAACATCCCGCCAAAGCCTTACCCGCAAGCCTGGGTCGAGGTACTTGAGTCCGGCACCCCAGCACCTAGCGGCAGATTCCCCGCCGGCCACTTCCACACCGCCGAGGAACTAGAAGCCGAACTCCAAGCAGCAGGCCTCACCGCCATCGAGCTCCACGCGATCGAAGGCCCCGCCGGCTTCGCTCTGGAGAGACTGCCCAACGACGAAGCCCTGCTCCAAGCAGCTCTCACCCTGGTACGCCGAACCGGCCACCTCACAGCAATCCGCGACATGACCAACCACCTGATGGCCATCGGCCGCGTCTAG
- a CDS encoding maleylpyruvate isomerase family mycothiol-dependent enzyme, with protein sequence MSLPPERAAFYLACLQADSARLLEVGRLGLTSEVPSCQGWTVETVLRHVATVYLHKIEAIRIGARPDPWPPAGLDDRDALELFDETRAAIVAALVEAGTEKPTWTFSPSDKTSGFWYRRMALETAVHRVDAELAHDVVTPVDRALALDGIDEILTLMLGGPWWEEGDTEHPVDATIRITSAGRSWTIRLDATSAAVAAGAEGEVDAEVFGEPDDIFLWLWGRHDLSMDQSAGDDAAVREFRARVAESTQ encoded by the coding sequence ATGTCTCTACCGCCCGAACGCGCTGCCTTCTATCTCGCCTGTCTCCAGGCCGACTCCGCCCGCCTTCTTGAAGTCGGGCGATTGGGCCTTACCTCTGAGGTCCCGAGCTGCCAAGGCTGGACGGTCGAGACCGTGCTGCGGCATGTCGCGACCGTCTACCTGCACAAGATCGAGGCCATCCGGATCGGCGCCCGGCCCGACCCGTGGCCGCCTGCGGGGCTTGACGACCGCGATGCTCTCGAGCTGTTCGACGAGACGCGCGCGGCGATCGTGGCCGCGTTGGTGGAGGCCGGGACCGAGAAGCCGACGTGGACGTTCTCGCCGTCCGACAAGACGTCTGGCTTCTGGTACCGGCGGATGGCGCTCGAGACCGCGGTGCATCGGGTCGATGCCGAGCTGGCGCATGACGTCGTCACGCCGGTCGATCGGGCGCTGGCGCTCGATGGGATCGACGAGATCCTGACGCTGATGCTCGGCGGACCCTGGTGGGAGGAAGGCGACACTGAGCATCCGGTCGACGCGACGATCCGGATCACGTCCGCCGGACGGTCGTGGACGATCCGCCTCGATGCCACCAGCGCTGCCGTTGCGGCCGGCGCTGAGGGTGAGGTCGACGCGGAGGTCTTCGGCGAGCCCGACGACATCTTCTTGTGGCTGTGGGGCCGCCACGATCTGAGCATGGACCAATCGGCGGGCGACGATGCCGCTGTACGGGAGTTCCGGGCGCGGGTTGCGGAGTCCACTCAGTAG
- a CDS encoding acetyl-CoA C-acetyltransferase, whose translation MSDTTRSPQNTTVIVAGARTPIGKLLGGLKGFSGAELGGFAIKGALAKAGVAPEQVEYVIMGQVLQAGAGQIAARQAAVKGGIPMTVPAITINKVCLSGLNAIAMADQLIRAGEYDVVVAGGMESMTNAPHLLPKSREGFKYGDTTLVDSMAYDGLWDAFTDQAMGALTDQANDSGLKLTREEQDQFSARSHQLAAESWKNGVFVDEVVPVEVPQRKGDPLVFDTDEGVRGDTSVETLSRLRPAFGKDGTITAGSASQISDGGCAVVVMSKAKAEELGLTWLAEIGAHGSVAGPDSSLQSQPANAIVKACSKEGIEPGALDLIEINEAFAAVGIASARELNVDLDKVNVNGGAIALGHPIGMSGARLVLHLALELQRRGGGTGAAALCGGGGQGDALIVRVPQQS comes from the coding sequence ATGTCTGACACCACTCGCAGCCCGCAGAACACAACTGTCATAGTCGCCGGTGCGCGGACCCCGATCGGCAAGCTGCTGGGTGGCCTGAAGGGCTTCAGCGGCGCCGAGCTCGGTGGCTTCGCGATCAAGGGCGCGCTGGCCAAGGCCGGCGTCGCACCGGAGCAGGTCGAGTACGTGATCATGGGCCAGGTCCTGCAGGCCGGCGCCGGCCAGATCGCCGCGCGCCAGGCCGCGGTCAAGGGCGGCATCCCGATGACCGTGCCCGCGATCACCATCAACAAGGTCTGCCTGTCCGGCCTGAACGCGATCGCGATGGCCGACCAGCTGATCCGCGCCGGCGAGTACGACGTGGTGGTGGCCGGCGGGATGGAGTCGATGACGAACGCGCCGCACCTGCTGCCGAAGTCGCGCGAGGGCTTCAAGTACGGCGATACGACGCTGGTCGACTCGATGGCGTACGACGGGTTGTGGGACGCGTTCACCGATCAGGCGATGGGTGCGCTGACCGACCAGGCCAACGACTCCGGGCTGAAGCTGACGCGTGAGGAGCAGGACCAGTTCAGCGCGCGGTCGCACCAGCTGGCCGCGGAGAGCTGGAAGAACGGGGTGTTCGTCGACGAGGTGGTGCCGGTCGAGGTGCCGCAGCGCAAGGGCGACCCGCTGGTCTTCGACACCGATGAGGGTGTGCGGGGCGATACGTCCGTCGAGACGCTGTCGCGGTTGCGGCCGGCGTTTGGCAAGGACGGCACGATCACGGCTGGTTCAGCATCGCAGATCTCCGATGGTGGTTGCGCGGTCGTTGTTATGAGCAAGGCGAAGGCTGAGGAGCTGGGGCTGACCTGGCTCGCTGAGATCGGCGCGCATGGGTCGGTCGCGGGTCCGGACTCGTCGCTGCAGAGCCAGCCGGCGAACGCGATCGTCAAGGCCTGCTCGAAGGAAGGCATCGAGCCGGGTGCTCTGGATCTGATCGAGATCAACGAAGCTTTCGCTGCTGTCGGGATTGCCAGTGCGCGTGAGTTGAACGTCGATCTGGACAAGGTCAACGTCAATGGTGGCGCTATTGCTCTCGGGCACCCGATTGGTATGTCGGGCGCTCGGCTGGTACTTCACCTGGCGCTGGAGTTGCAGCGGCGCGGCGGCGGTACGGGCGCGGCGGCACTGTGTGGTGGCGGCGGCCAGGGGGATGCCCTGATCGTCCGCGTACCGCAGCAGAGCTGA
- a CDS encoding VOC family protein, which yields MSETQGIKTVLHPVSDLAKATELYAALLGIRPQVESPYYVGFETAGQQIGLVPQGPQSPDGQLAYWHVDDIEAKLAEVTAAGGTVKDSPRDVGGGRLVGSFTDQDGNVLGLVQDQ from the coding sequence ATGAGCGAGACTCAGGGAATCAAGACCGTGCTGCACCCGGTGTCGGACCTGGCGAAGGCGACCGAGTTGTACGCCGCGCTGCTGGGGATCCGGCCGCAGGTGGAGTCGCCGTACTACGTGGGCTTCGAGACGGCCGGTCAGCAGATCGGCTTGGTGCCCCAGGGCCCGCAGAGCCCCGATGGTCAGCTGGCCTACTGGCACGTGGACGACATCGAGGCGAAGCTGGCCGAGGTGACGGCCGCGGGTGGGACCGTGAAGGACTCGCCGCGCGATGTCGGCGGCGGCCGCCTGGTCGGCTCGTTCACGGATCAAGACGGCAACGTGCTCGGGCTCGTTCAGGACCAGTGA
- a CDS encoding acyl-CoA mutase large subunit family protein, with amino-acid sequence MDAEQIAAGQLRWQQRYDASRRREADFTTLSGTEVEPVYGPPAGSDDPRMERIGWPGEFPFTRGLHATGYRGRTWTIRQFAGFGNAEDTNARYKMILNSGGGGLSVAFDMPTLMGRDSDEPKSLGEVGHCGVAIDSAIDMERLFKDIPLQDVTTSMTISGPAVPAFVMYLVAAERQGADITKLNGTLQTDIFKEYIAQKEWLFPPEPHLRLIGDLMEYCAANIPAYKPLSVSGYHIREAGSTAAQELAYTLADGFGYVELGLSRGLDVDKFASGLSFFFDSHLDFFEEIAKFRASRRIWARWMRDVYGAKTDKAQWLRFHTQTAGVSLTAQQPTLNVVRTAVEALAAVLGGTNSLHTNALDETLALPTDQSAEIALRTQSVLMEEIGVTNVADPLGGSWYVEALTDKIEAEAEEIFQRIKEMSPDGTMTGGILRGIEDGWFMAEIADAAFEYQQKLEKGEKKIVGVNTQTDTVAGELEILRVSHEVEVEQCRVLAARKTQRDEDLVRRTLSALVEASRGTGSLIEPMLEAARAEATMGEICHVLRIEWGEYREPARF; translated from the coding sequence ATGGACGCCGAGCAGATTGCCGCCGGGCAGCTCCGATGGCAGCAGCGGTACGACGCGTCGCGACGCCGCGAGGCCGATTTCACCACCCTCTCGGGCACTGAGGTCGAGCCCGTCTACGGCCCGCCCGCAGGCTCCGACGACCCGCGGATGGAGCGGATCGGCTGGCCGGGCGAGTTCCCGTTCACCCGTGGCCTGCACGCCACCGGGTATCGCGGCCGCACCTGGACGATCCGCCAGTTCGCCGGCTTCGGCAACGCGGAGGACACCAACGCGCGGTACAAGATGATCCTGAACTCCGGCGGTGGCGGCCTGTCCGTCGCCTTCGACATGCCGACCCTGATGGGCCGCGACTCCGACGAGCCGAAGTCGCTCGGCGAGGTCGGTCACTGTGGCGTCGCGATCGACAGCGCCATCGACATGGAGCGGTTGTTCAAGGACATCCCGCTGCAGGACGTCACCACCTCGATGACGATCTCCGGTCCCGCGGTACCGGCCTTCGTGATGTACCTGGTCGCCGCCGAGCGGCAGGGCGCCGACATCACCAAGCTCAACGGCACACTGCAGACCGACATCTTCAAGGAGTACATCGCCCAGAAGGAGTGGCTCTTCCCGCCCGAGCCGCACCTCCGGCTCATCGGTGACCTGATGGAGTACTGCGCCGCCAACATCCCGGCGTACAAGCCGCTCTCGGTCTCCGGGTACCACATCCGCGAGGCCGGTTCGACGGCCGCGCAGGAGCTGGCCTACACGCTCGCCGACGGGTTCGGCTACGTCGAGCTCGGCCTGAGCAGAGGGCTCGACGTCGACAAGTTCGCCTCCGGCCTGTCGTTCTTCTTCGACAGCCACCTGGACTTCTTCGAGGAGATCGCCAAGTTCCGCGCCAGCCGCCGGATCTGGGCCCGCTGGATGCGGGACGTCTACGGCGCCAAGACCGACAAGGCCCAGTGGCTGCGCTTCCACACCCAGACCGCGGGCGTCTCGCTGACCGCCCAGCAACCGACGCTCAACGTCGTCCGTACCGCCGTCGAGGCACTCGCCGCGGTCCTCGGCGGCACCAACTCGCTGCACACCAACGCACTCGACGAGACGCTCGCGCTGCCGACCGACCAGTCGGCCGAGATCGCACTGCGGACCCAGTCGGTGCTGATGGAGGAGATCGGCGTCACCAATGTCGCCGACCCGCTCGGCGGTTCCTGGTACGTCGAGGCGCTGACCGACAAGATCGAGGCCGAGGCCGAGGAGATCTTCCAGCGGATCAAGGAGATGAGTCCGGACGGCACGATGACCGGCGGCATCCTGCGCGGCATCGAGGACGGCTGGTTCATGGCCGAGATCGCCGACGCGGCCTTCGAGTACCAGCAGAAGCTGGAGAAGGGCGAGAAGAAGATCGTCGGGGTGAACACCCAGACCGACACGGTGGCCGGTGAGCTGGAGATCCTCCGGGTCAGCCACGAGGTCGAGGTCGAGCAGTGCCGGGTGCTCGCGGCGCGCAAGACGCAACGCGACGAGGACCTGGTGCGTCGTACGCTATCGGCGCTGGTCGAGGCATCCAGAGGGACCGGCAGTCTGATCGAACCCATGCTGGAGGCGGCGCGTGCGGAGGCCACGATGGGGGAGATCTGTCACGTTCTTCGGATCGAGTGGGGCGAATACCGAGAGCCCGCCCGCTTCTGA
- the mce gene encoding methylmalonyl-CoA epimerase, translating into MDVTGTQTLFEAIDHVGIAVADFDQAVRFYAETFGMTVAHEEINEDQGVREAMLSVGDSGSSIQLLAPITPDSPIARFLTQRGPGIQQLAYRVRDIDAVSATLRERGAVLLYDEARRGTAGSRVNFLHPRSTGGVLIELVEPAAEH; encoded by the coding sequence ATGGACGTCACCGGAACGCAGACCCTCTTCGAGGCGATCGACCACGTCGGCATCGCCGTCGCGGACTTCGACCAGGCGGTCCGGTTCTATGCCGAGACGTTCGGCATGACGGTCGCGCACGAGGAGATCAACGAGGACCAGGGCGTCCGCGAGGCGATGCTCTCGGTCGGAGACAGCGGCTCCTCGATCCAGCTGCTCGCGCCGATCACGCCCGACTCCCCGATCGCGCGCTTCCTCACCCAGCGCGGCCCCGGCATCCAGCAACTCGCCTACCGGGTCCGCGACATCGACGCCGTCTCGGCCACCCTGCGCGAGCGCGGCGCCGTTCTCCTGTACGACGAAGCGCGCCGCGGTACTGCGGGATCGCGGGTCAACTTCCTGCACCCGCGCTCCACCGGCGGAGTACTGATCGAGCTGGTCGAGCCCGCCGCGGAGCACTAG
- the meaB gene encoding methylmalonyl Co-A mutase-associated GTPase MeaB: protein MPRRTAPVAELVERARDGDSRAVARLISLVEDESPLLREVMAALAPHAGQAHIIGITGSPGVGKSTSTSALVSAYRATGKRVGVLAVDPSSPFSGGALLGDRVRMQDHATDTGVFIRSMASRGHLGGLAWTTPQALRVLDAAGFDVVLVETVGVGQSEVEIAGMADTTIILLAPGMGDGIQAAKAGILEVGDIYVVNKADRDGVQNVTRDLRAMLALADRAPDAWVPPILKTVASRNEGVDEVVVAIEDRLTWMRANGVLTERRRTRARDEIEAIAMTALRSRFAHLHGDARLDVLAAKVADGSTDPYSAADELLDAL, encoded by the coding sequence ATGCCCCGACGGACTGCACCGGTTGCCGAGTTGGTCGAGCGTGCTCGGGATGGTGACTCCCGAGCGGTGGCGCGGCTCATCTCGCTGGTGGAGGACGAGTCGCCGTTGTTGCGTGAGGTGATGGCGGCGCTTGCTCCGCATGCGGGGCAAGCGCACATCATCGGGATTACTGGGTCGCCCGGGGTCGGCAAGTCGACTTCGACCTCGGCGCTCGTATCGGCGTACCGGGCTACTGGGAAGCGGGTCGGCGTACTGGCTGTTGATCCGTCGTCGCCGTTCTCCGGTGGCGCGCTGCTGGGTGACCGGGTGCGGATGCAGGACCATGCGACGGACACAGGGGTGTTTATCCGCTCTATGGCCTCTCGCGGGCATCTGGGCGGGCTTGCGTGGACTACGCCTCAAGCACTGCGTGTGCTTGATGCTGCGGGCTTCGACGTCGTGCTGGTGGAGACAGTCGGTGTCGGGCAGTCCGAGGTCGAGATCGCCGGTATGGCCGATACGACGATCATCTTGCTGGCGCCGGGGATGGGGGACGGCATCCAGGCGGCCAAGGCCGGCATCCTGGAGGTCGGCGACATCTACGTGGTGAACAAGGCCGACCGCGACGGTGTCCAGAACGTCACCCGCGATTTGCGCGCGATGCTCGCCCTGGCCGACCGTGCCCCGGACGCGTGGGTCCCGCCGATCCTCAAAACAGTTGCCTCACGCAACGAAGGTGTTGACGAGGTGGTGGTCGCGATCGAGGACCGGCTGACCTGGATGCGCGCCAACGGCGTCCTGACCGAACGCCGCCGTACCCGGGCCCGCGACGAGATCGAGGCGATCGCCATGACGGCACTGCGCTCGCGGTTCGCGCATCTGCATGGGGACGCGCGTCTCGACGTACTAGCCGCCAAGGTCGCCGACGGCAGCACTGACCCGTACTCCGCCGCCGACGAACTACTAGACGCCCTCTGA
- a CDS encoding PH domain-containing protein has protein sequence MAGIGLFRAFDPKVRRHLISDEGEVVIDEVRHHWVVFTVPMLEIALAVILLIVMLWKNLGNAAFALLVIVTVLLGHAFWRFLTEHRDRFVVTNMRVMRIRGVFSQTVATTPIARILDITLQKPIIGRMLGYGHFVFESAAQDQGFREIRYVSRPDDRDLTIQRVIQRTGLRASASVDVVQGDDDDSDDDGTGPIGMNSAAEVTTTTTTTAPAHHATSTRVAGNSSKSIFNSERGNWTDDPDHD, from the coding sequence ATGGCCGGAATAGGCCTGTTCCGAGCCTTCGATCCGAAGGTCCGGCGCCATCTCATCTCGGACGAGGGCGAGGTCGTCATCGACGAGGTGCGGCACCACTGGGTGGTGTTCACCGTGCCGATGCTTGAGATCGCCCTGGCGGTGATCCTGTTGATCGTGATGCTGTGGAAGAACCTCGGCAACGCGGCCTTCGCCCTGCTGGTGATCGTGACGGTGCTGCTCGGGCACGCATTCTGGCGGTTCCTGACCGAGCATCGCGACCGGTTCGTGGTCACCAACATGCGGGTGATGCGGATCCGCGGCGTCTTCTCGCAGACCGTCGCGACCACCCCGATCGCCCGAATCCTCGACATCACCCTGCAGAAGCCGATCATCGGACGGATGCTCGGCTACGGCCACTTCGTCTTCGAGTCGGCCGCGCAGGACCAGGGTTTCCGCGAGATCCGGTACGTCAGCCGTCCCGACGACCGTGACCTGACGATCCAGCGCGTCATCCAGCGCACCGGCCTGCGGGCCTCCGCCAGTGTCGATGTCGTCCAGGGCGACGACGACGATTCCGACGACGACGGTACCGGTCCGATCGGGATGAACTCGGCCGCCGAGGTGACCACCACCACGACCACCACGGCTCCCGCTCACCACGCCACGTCGACCCGCGTCGCCGGCAACTCGAGCAAGTCGATCTTCAACTCCGAACGCGGCAACTGGACCGACGACCCCGACCACGACTGA
- a CDS encoding NAD-binding protein, translating into MRRPRWGRSVTFFGSSGANTESPPASETPADPDGTVGAGGTNGKPPRRWGGGGNNNGKPPEVPAGDGRGVVVCGSDRTMLRVVTELVSSGEHVTAIVNPDSRHYERIGELGAQVMGVRVVSESVLRRAGIDTADDSALSARALVLLDADDVRNVHTALTARDMDPKLRIIIQMVNPRLGGQLHELLGDCVVISGPSLAAPAFVADALEDDELTWVELGGRRMVAGPADLIRDPHLTVLADTTSSATPELLPSGSRDPDGDIVLGTGVRPVWRTKDVRRAGWLVATRDILDRRVRTIAAVMAGLVIAGTALTHWIANVEWIRALYLAAGAVTSAGIEDDTFSNASPWAKIAAVVVQLTGIVLMALLTAVIVDSLIGARLSRVIGGVRGRPRNHVVVCGLGTVGARVLEILVERGVAVIGVEQDENAPGVQTAHRLRIPVIIGDSSNEETLRSAGVPRCQSVLAITNGDITNLESAMVVHELNPDARITMRMFDHDLAQRVERQLGLGHSRSVSMLVAPAIAAAVANRRSQTTVPAGRRVLLLTEVTVERDSVAVGKRLGELDETGGLRVLARLEASGPWDWEPAFDKTVKPGTRIAVAGTRSGLARLLLATRAPHHSGASGRMDP; encoded by the coding sequence GTGCGGAGGCCACGATGGGGGAGATCTGTCACGTTCTTCGGATCGAGTGGGGCGAATACCGAGAGCCCGCCCGCTTCTGAGACGCCGGCAGACCCCGACGGTACGGTCGGCGCGGGCGGCACCAACGGCAAACCACCCCGGCGCTGGGGTGGTGGCGGCAACAACAACGGCAAGCCCCCGGAGGTACCGGCCGGTGACGGTCGCGGCGTAGTCGTCTGCGGCTCCGACCGGACCATGCTGCGGGTCGTCACCGAACTGGTCAGCTCCGGCGAACACGTGACCGCGATCGTCAACCCCGACTCCCGGCACTACGAGCGGATCGGCGAGCTCGGCGCCCAGGTGATGGGCGTTCGCGTGGTCAGCGAGTCCGTACTACGCCGCGCTGGCATCGATACCGCCGACGACTCGGCCCTCAGTGCGCGGGCATTGGTGCTGCTCGACGCGGATGATGTCCGCAACGTCCACACCGCGCTGACCGCGCGCGACATGGATCCGAAGCTGCGCATCATCATCCAGATGGTCAACCCGCGGCTCGGCGGCCAGTTGCACGAGCTGCTCGGCGACTGCGTCGTCATCTCCGGACCGTCGCTCGCGGCCCCCGCCTTCGTGGCCGACGCGCTGGAGGACGACGAGCTGACCTGGGTCGAGCTCGGTGGCCGGCGGATGGTGGCCGGTCCGGCCGACCTGATCCGCGACCCGCACCTGACCGTACTGGCCGACACCACCTCGTCCGCGACGCCGGAGCTGCTGCCGAGCGGAAGCCGGGACCCCGACGGCGACATCGTGCTCGGTACCGGCGTACGTCCGGTGTGGCGGACCAAGGACGTCCGCCGGGCCGGCTGGCTGGTGGCGACCCGCGACATCCTCGACCGGCGGGTCCGGACCATCGCCGCGGTGATGGCCGGCCTGGTGATAGCCGGTACCGCCCTGACGCACTGGATCGCCAACGTCGAGTGGATCCGCGCGCTCTACCTGGCGGCCGGTGCGGTGACCTCGGCGGGGATCGAGGACGACACCTTCTCCAACGCGTCCCCGTGGGCCAAGATCGCTGCCGTCGTGGTCCAGCTGACCGGCATCGTGCTGATGGCCCTGCTCACCGCCGTGATCGTCGACTCGCTGATCGGCGCCCGGCTGTCCCGCGTGATCGGCGGCGTCCGTGGCCGGCCGCGCAACCACGTCGTCGTCTGCGGTCTCGGTACGGTCGGCGCGCGCGTGCTGGAGATCCTGGTCGAACGCGGAGTCGCGGTCATCGGGGTGGAGCAGGACGAGAACGCTCCCGGTGTACAGACTGCCCACCGGCTGCGGATCCCGGTCATCATCGGGGACAGCAGCAACGAGGAGACGCTCAGGTCGGCCGGCGTGCCGCGTTGTCAGTCGGTGCTCGCGATCACCAACGGCGACATCACCAACCTCGAGTCCGCGATGGTCGTCCACGAGCTGAACCCGGATGCCCGGATCACGATGCGGATGTTCGACCACGACCTGGCCCAGCGGGTGGAGCGCCAGCTCGGCCTCGGCCACAGCCGGTCGGTGTCGATGCTGGTGGCGCCGGCCATCGCCGCCGCGGTCGCTAACCGCCGCAGCCAGACGACCGTACCGGCCGGACGGCGCGTCCTGCTGCTCACCGAGGTCACCGTCGAACGTGACTCGGTCGCGGTCGGCAAGCGACTCGGCGAGCTGGACGAGACCGGCGGCCTGCGCGTCCTGGCCAGGCTGGAGGCCAGCGGCCCCTGGGACTGGGAGCCGGCCTTCGACAAGACGGTCAAACCAGGCACCCGGATCGCCGTCGCCGGGACCCGGAGCGGGCTCGCCAGGCTGCTGCTGGCCACCCGAGCGCCACACCATTCGGGCGCGTCGGGGAGGATGGACCCATGA
- a CDS encoding sensor histidine kinase — MLIDSAPDAVNGGPAGFQHDAFVYADDDEFVRRAAPFLRDGLIAGEVVLAALPQARIALLQRVLGSLAEQVTFVDITVAGRNPAQIIPLWTDILRRHPGRPIRGLGEPAYPGRSEAEYAEAKLHEALLNVAFEHSGPFRLRCPYSATVVSPELDPADNHPGPAGDGPRDWNEVALTLFGVPLPGVPEKAERREFGLAELTPVRRWAAGWARSYGLSADQVDDLALALHEICTNSVRFGGGRGTLSLWAQDRSLVFDIADDGRIGDLLVGRVLPPTDGHGGRGVWLANQLCDLVQIRSGEAGTQVRLHSRLD; from the coding sequence GTGCTGATCGACAGCGCCCCTGACGCAGTGAACGGTGGTCCAGCCGGTTTCCAGCACGATGCCTTCGTCTACGCTGACGATGATGAGTTCGTGCGCCGAGCAGCTCCGTTCCTTCGCGACGGCCTGATCGCGGGCGAGGTGGTACTGGCCGCCCTCCCCCAGGCACGCATCGCCTTGCTGCAAAGGGTACTCGGCAGTCTCGCCGAGCAGGTCACCTTCGTCGACATCACCGTCGCCGGGCGCAATCCGGCGCAGATCATCCCGCTCTGGACCGACATCCTGAGAAGGCATCCCGGTCGCCCGATCCGTGGGCTCGGCGAACCGGCGTACCCGGGGCGGAGCGAGGCCGAGTACGCGGAGGCCAAGCTCCACGAGGCCTTGCTCAACGTGGCCTTCGAGCACTCCGGCCCGTTCCGGCTGCGCTGCCCGTACTCCGCGACGGTGGTCTCACCCGAGCTCGATCCGGCCGACAACCACCCCGGTCCGGCCGGCGACGGTCCGCGGGACTGGAACGAGGTCGCGCTCACGCTGTTCGGTGTGCCGCTGCCCGGAGTACCGGAAAAGGCTGAGCGGCGGGAGTTCGGGTTGGCCGAGCTGACTCCGGTACGCCGGTGGGCGGCCGGCTGGGCGCGTTCGTACGGGCTATCTGCCGATCAGGTGGACGATCTGGCGCTCGCGTTGCACGAGATCTGCACGAACAGCGTGCGGTTCGGGGGCGGCCGAGGGACGTTGTCGCTGTGGGCGCAGGACCGCTCGCTGGTGTTCGACATCGCGGACGACGGCCGGATCGGCGACCTGCTGGTCGGCCGGGTGCTGCCGCCTACCGACGGTCATGGCGGGCGTGGCGTCTGGCTGGCGAACCAGCTCTGCGACCTGGTCCAGATCAGGTCCGGCGAGGCGGGGACGCAGGTCCGGCTGCACAGCAGGCTCGATTAG